The DNA sequence GTGACACCGGCTAAAACTGTCTATCTTGATGCAATAGAAGGAGGGCGTGTTGAAAAAATCCTTGTTGAAGACGGTACTTTACTGAAAGCTGGCGACCCTATTGTTATATTATCTAATACGAGCCTTCAGCTAAATGTTCTCGGGAATGAAGCTCGTGTTGCAGAGCAATTGAATAACATGCGCTCAATTGAGCTGAGGTTAGAGCAGAATAGACTTCAGCATAAACGAAATTTGACCGACATTCGGTATCAGATTAGTCTTTTATCTCGTCAAGTTTTGCGAGAGAAAGAGTTGGCGGAACGCGGGAATGTCGCGCAATCAAAGTTTCAAGATACTCAGGATACCTTGAATTGGTATAAGCAACGTCTTGAGCTAACACTTGAGAGCCAAGCTACTGATACAAGAATGCAAGAAGAGCAGCTTTCCTTTCTTAAGGCGACAGCAGCGCGTCTTGAAAGCAATCTCGAGATTTCTCGCGCAAATTTGGATAATATGAATGTAAAAGCACCAGTTAATGGCAAGCTTTCTGGGTTTGATGTGGAAATTGGAGAAAGCATCAGCCGTGGAGGCCGCTTGGGTCAAATTGATACACCTAATAATTACAAATTAGAAGCTGATATAGATGAATTTTATCTTGGTCGCGTGGATATTGATCAACGGGCTAGCTTTGATCGGGGCGGGAAAACCTATGATATGCGTGTATCAAAAATATATCCTCAAGTGACAAATGGCCAGTTTCGCATAGATCTATCTTTTTTGGACCGCCAACCTTCTAATATTCGTCGGGGCCAGACCATTCAAAGTAAGCTAACCCTTGGGGATAGTTCAAAAGCACTGATGATTCCTAATGGTGCCTTTTATCAGGATACAGGGGGAAATTGGATTTTTGTCGTGGCCAGTGACGGGTCGCAAGCTGTGCGTCGTCAGGTTAAGATGGGACGAAGAAACAATCGCTTTATCGAGATTATCGAAGGCCTAGAGGAAGGGGAGCGTGTGGTGACTAGCCCTTATACAAGTTACACTCAAATGGATAGACTGAAATTATCCAAATAATAAAATACCAAGATTAATCAGCGAGGAAGAAAGGAAAAATAAAATGTCCATGTTGAAATTACACAATCTTTCGAAAATCTATAGAACTGACGAGGTTGAAACGGTTGCCCTTGATAAAGTTCAAGTTGAAATTGAGCAAGGTGAATTTGTTGCGATTATGGGCCCTTCGGGGTGCGGCAAGTCAACATTGTTGAATATCATTGGCATGTTGGATACACCCAGCGACGGCAATTACTTTTTTATGGATGAAGATATTTCAGATTATTCAGAAGGGCAACTTTCTGAAATTAGAAAACATAATATTGGATTTATCTTCCAAAGCTTTAACCTGATTGATGAATTGTCGGTGGAAGAAAATATCGAGCTTGCCTTACTGTATCACAATATCCCATCAAGTGAGCGTAAAGCCCGCGTTGCAAAAGTTATGGATAAAGTGGGCATCGCGCATAGAGCAAAGCATATGCCAAGTCAGCTTTCAGGGGGACAGCAGCAGCGTGTGGCTGTTGCCAGAGCAGTTGTTGGCGATCAGGCTCTTATTCTTGCTGATGAGCCAACAGGAAACCTTGATAGTGCTCACGGGCAGGAAGTCATGGAAATGCTTCAAGCGCTGAATGATGAAGGCACAACCATCATTATGGTGACACACTCTCCAGCCCATGCTGATTATGCCCGCCGGACAATCAATCTGTTTGATGGCCATGTGGTCACAGAAAATTTACGGGCCGCTCAGTAAAACGCAGGCCTTTCATTAAGTTGGGAGTATGAAGCACTGATGGATCATTCTGTCAGTGGATGGGGGACATTTGCCAAAATAGTCTCCTGAAATAAGCGGCAGAATAATAAGCCGTGCTAACGATAAACAAAGTGAAGCGAGAAAAAAAATGTTTCAGAATTATGTGTTGATTGCGCTGAGAAATTTAAAAAAGAATAAGCTTTATGCTCTGATAAACATCATGGGTCTTGCCATAGGGCTGACCATTTTTATGTTTGGCGGGATACTCGCCGATTATGAATTAAACCATGATACCATGTTCGCTCAGCATAAGCGCATCTATACAGTGGGCGCAACTCTTCACCCAAATGCTAATATTGGTGTGCAAGAGCTCAGTTCAACCTACACAGCCATGGCACCGCTCATTCAGGCCTCAATGAGCGATGATGTGGAGGCCGTCGCTCGGACAGTGAGGCGGGGTTATTTGGCAAGTGCAGGGGATAAGCATTTTAATGAGACCATTCGTTTCATGGATAAAGAATTACTCGCAATTTTTGATTTCGTCTATCTAGAGGGGAATAGTCGGGCGCTGGCTGATCCAAAAGGGGCCGTTCTATCACGTGATCAGGCCATAAAGATGTTTGGCCGCCTCGATATTGTTGGTAAGACCATCATGCTGGATCATACACATGACTTAACCGTCAGGGCAGTGATTGAAAATTTACCTGAAAATAGTCATTTCTTATCCTCCATAATAGATACCAACGGGTACAATATTTTTGCACCGCTTGAGAGTTTAAATCGGATAGACGATTGGGATCTTCAAGGGAATTGGAATAACTTGTCCATGGGGAATAACGTTTATGTACTGACTAAGAAGCCTATGGATATTGACGAATTAACAGCGAAAATTAATACGGTCTTTGTGAATAATGTAGATCCAGAGATTCGAGAAAATTTCATGACAGCGCAGACAGTTAGGCCCATCTCAAAAGCCAATTCATCTGTGTGGGATGCGATCGGAATTCCAGCAATTGAAATTGTACTGATCCTTGGAACTTTTGTCCTCATTATAGCGATTGTCAATTATACAAATCTGGCTGCAGCGCAAAGTATGGGGCGTGTTCGTGAAGTAGGAATGCGCAAAACCTTGGGTGCGGATCGGAAGCAACTGCTAATTCAATTTTTAGTCGAAAGCATAACGATTGTTTCTATCGCAATGATCATATCGCTTGTGATTTTAGAGGTGTTGGTCCCTAGTTTTAATGCCAGCCTTGGTCGGGTAGTCACACTGAATTACGGTGAATTGCTGCCATGGCTCCTTTTAATCACGCTTGGTGTTGGCCTTCTTGCAGGTCTCTATCCTGCCTTTCTAATCACGCGCGTGAATCCTATTGAAGCGCTTAAGCAAATGACCATGAAAGGGGCGCGAGGCAGTTTATTTAGATCTGTGATGATTGGATTGCAGTTCACTTTATCAATTCTGATGCTCGCAATGGTGATGATCATCTATTTCCAAAATAAAAAAGTCGAAGATGCCAGTCAAATCTTCCCAAAGGATGAAGTCCTGACACTTACAAGCATGAGCAAACAGTCTATTCGCGATCGAGAAGATACATTGAAACTTGAATTGATGAAACTGCCTGATGTGGAGCAGGTAACTTTTGCCAGCCAAGTTCCATTCGAGCAAAGCAACAACCAACGCTCAGTCTCTAGGATAGAGGGTGATGAAAATAACCGGTTACCAACAAATGTCCTTTATACAGCGGAAGGTTTCTTACCTACTTTTGATATTAAACTGCTTGCAGGTAGAAATTTTGAAAGAGGGAATAGTGGAGACATTCGCTTGAATAGGGAAGATCGTGATAGCAATGTCATTATCAATGAACTTCTGGCCACGCGTTTAGGCTATAAGAATGCGCAAGAGGCAGTTGGACAATCATTTTATGGAAGACCTGGGGAACTGGCAGCCTTTCGTTATAACATTATCGGTGTCGTAGAAACGCAGAATATTCTTGGACTGCATAATGAAGTTAAAGCTTGGATCTTTATGAATGACTGGGACCCGCATTTCTATGGTGCAATCCGAATTAAAAAGGGCGCGCCCGCCTCTGTCATAAAAGAGATCGAAGAAACATGGAAGGCTGTCATTCCTGACTATCCAATTGAACACCAATTTCTGAATGCGGTCTTTGAAGGGATCTATAATATTTTCAGAACATTAAACATGGTCATCACGATGTTTGCAGCTGTCGCATTGAGTTTAGCTCTCATCGGATTGTTCGGGCTCGCAGCGTTTATGGCCCGTGGAAGGACTAAAGAGATTGGTATTAGAAAAGTATTAGGGGCATCGGTGTCACAATTAATCCGTATGATGCTTCTGCAATTTTCTAAACCTGTCATCGTGTCTTTATTGATTGCGTTGCCATTGACGTATTTCTTAGCAGGCCAGTATCTCAATCTATTCTCAGATAGGATTGATACTCTTGTACCGATTACATTGCTAGCTGGCTTCTCGGCGATTTTCTTGTCTTGGAGTGTCATTGCTCTTCATGCAATGCGTGTCGCTAGATCCAATCCAATTTTGGCTTTGCGATACGAATAAGAAGACGACAGTACGGATAATATAAGAAAAAGGATAGGACAATGTGGATTAATTATTGCCTCTCAGCGTGGAGAAATCTCATAAAAAACGGTATGTTTTCAGCCATCAATATCTTTGGGCTTGCCCTTGGGTTAATGAGCTGCATTTTGATCATGTTATTCGTTCAAGACGAATTGGGCTATGAGAAAAACCTGCCTGAGAGTGAGAAAATTGTTAGGCTTCACACCAGCTATACTCCCGCGGGCCGTGTACCATTCCACACGATCCGAAGCGCAGGTCGTATGATGGAAGCCATAAAATCATATGCAAACGCGCAGGTTGCGGAGGGAACGCGTTTATTAAGTGTTGGTTTTACGGCGCAGGTTGACGGAGAAGCCTTTAACGAGACTGTAACCTATGCTGATGGCTCTTTTTTTTCGCTCTTTGATTTCCCTTTCATTGCGGGGAGTAAGGCTGAGGCTTTTAATAACAAAAACGATATGGTTTTAACCAAGGAAATGGCGATTAAATATTTTGGAAGGACAGATGTTGTAGGAGAAACATTGACCTTCAATTCGCCGATGACTCCGCCCTTGCCATATAAAATTACAGGTGTTCTTGATGCGCTTCCCACGAATACTCATCTGAATTTCACCTTCCTCATTCACCTTGACCCTGCCTTGTTCGATCCTTTTCCAAATATGCTGAATACATGGTCTAGCGTGAATACTTATACATATTTTAAACTGAAAGAAGGGGCGGAAATTGAAGAGCTGCAATCGCGCATTTCACAGTTCATCAATACGGAGAGCGTCTTTAAAGATCAAGTGGCCCAGATGTCTGCAGAAGCGAAAGCCACAGACTTTGTTCAACATAAGCTTATGCCAATCCAGGATATCTACCTCAACGCCCGCACACAAGCGGGAAGCATTGGTGATATGAAAGCGCTTGGAGATAAAACCCTTGTTTATACTTTTATGACTGTAGCGATCCTGGTTCTTTTGATTGCCTGTATCAATTTCATGAATTTAGCGACAGCCAGAGCCACAGGCCGAGCCCGTGAAGTTGCCCTCCGGAAAGTTATGGGGGCGTCGCGCACTCAAGTAGCGCTTCAATTTTTAGGAGAGGCGGTTCTTGTTTCTTTCATCGCTCTGCTTTTTGCAATAGCAGCAGTTGAGCTTATTTTGCCGAGCTATAATGAAATTTTATCTCGTGACTTAGCCCTTGATTTCACGGCAACACCTTTGGCGTTGCCGATGCTACTTGGCACTTCCTTAGTGGTTGGTCTTGTAGCGGGGTCATATCCAGCCCTTTATCTTTCAGGATTTTTGCCGGCCCGCATTTTAAAGGCGAATAAGAGTGCGGAAACGAAAGGTTCAAGTCGATTTAGGTTTGCTCTTGTCTTGTTTCAGTTTGCGATCTCAATTGGTTTGGTGGTGAGTACAGCTGTTGTATACGGGCAAACCTTCTATGTCTTGAGTAAAAACCCTGGATATGAGGTTGGGCAGAAACTTGTTGTCAGCGGCAGAAATTTGCCTGATGAGCAAAAAGAAATGATGCGCACGGCTTTGTCCAAAGTTGACGGCGTAACCTCAGTCTCTTGGGCTTCGGAAGTGCCTACCCAAGATAATGAAAATAATACAGGTTTTACACTTATAGATAGTGATGGCAGGACAGTTGAAGGACAGCAGTCAGTGGTAATCAATTATCACACAATGGGTGTCGGTTTCTTCGAAAGCTATGATGTCACCCCTCTTGCCGGCCGGTTGTTTAGTGATGACTATGGGACAGATCGTATCGTAGCCTTACCTGAAGGTGCGACAGAGATGGGCAGGTCAACTATCCTGCTTAACGAGTCTGCTGTAAAAGCCTTGGGATTACCATCCATCGAAGCTGCGATTGGTCGCCGTGTTAGAGCAAATGTATTCAGAGCTGGCAATTATGAGCTAGAAATCGTTGGGGTGATCCCTGATTTATATTATCGGTCAATGAAATACGGCGTTAGACCTAGCGTTTATATGCAAAATCCTGCTGCGTTCAGATCAATGACGGTCTCATATGCACGTCAAGACGTCACAAATTTGGTGGAAGAGTTATCATCAATTTGGCGTGAGCGGGCGCCGCTCCAGCCCCTTGTCATCCAACATTTAGATGAGATGATGGCGTCACAATACGCAGCTGAAACAGCACAAGGTAAAATTTTCGCAGCTTTTGCATTGCTTGCTATTGTGATTGCATGTCTTGGTTTGTACGGCCTTGCTAGTTATACGGCAGAGAGACGGACAAAAGAAATTGGCATTCGGAAAGTACTTGGCGCTGGCTTGATTGACATCATTAGTCTGTTGGTTTGGCAGTTTTCAAAACCTGTTATGTTGGGTGGATTGATCGCCGCCCCGATTGCTTTCCATTTCATGAATGAATGGCTTATGGCCTTTGAATATAGATTAGGTCAAGAATTTGTCGTCTTGATGGTCGCTATTGCCTCAGTGGTGGCTCTTCTTGTGAGTTGGGTCACAGTTGCCAGCCGTGCTTATAAAGTAGCATCTCAAAATCCCATCAATGCACTTAGATACGAATAGGATACTTTAATGTTTGGAAGTTATATAAAAATTGCGCTGCGTAGCCTGTCTAAAAATAAACTCTATGCTGCTATTAACTTGATAGGACTGGCCCTTGGATTAGCTGTTTATCTGATCAGTGGGTTGATAGCACACTATGAAAAAAACCATGATCATATGTTTGAAAATAGGGACCGGACTTATACAGTTTCCAGCTATAATAATCCTCTAAATAACAACGCGAATGTAGAGAGTTCCGGCACATATATGGCCCTTCAACCACTTATGAAGGTACAAATGCCGGAGCTGACGGTTGCCCGTGGTTTGGACATGGAAGTTCTTTTGCAAACTGATGATAAAGGCTTTTATGAACAGGCAAAATTCATTGATCCTGAGTTTTTAGATATTTTTAACTTTGACTATTCTTCAGGGGGAAAGGCATCTCTAACAGGCCCAAATCAAGCCATATTGACAGAAGAAATGGCGGTGAAATATTTTGGGACCGTTGACGCTGTGGGGCGGCGATTTGATATCCGTGGACAAGACACTGTGACATCTATTCTCGTGGTTGCGATCATCAAAGAGGTTGCTGTAGATAGCCATTTTAACTCGGACTTGATGGGGAATGACCGCCTTGGGCTCATGGTGCATATTAAAACAATTGATACTATTTGGGACTTTTTAAAACCAGATACAAACTGGGGTTGGCTTTCTTCGAGGTACCATAGTTATATTATGACTGATGGTGCTGTCTCGCTTAACTCACTCAACACGCGTGTTAACCAATTATACATGCAATCTGCACCCAAACGGGAATTGGATGTGGTGAGTAAGCTGGTTGTCCGTCCTCTCGTGGATAAGAATCTTTCAACATGGTTTTCTGTAGGCATACCTGTGATTGATATTATGGAGTATCTCGGTCTTCTTATTCTTGTGGTGGCTATTGTGAATTATTCCAATCTGGCAACAGCACAAAATATGGGGCGCTTCAAAGAAGTTGGACTGAGAAAAACATTAGGCGCGAACAGAAAACAATTGTTGGTCCAATTCATGGTTGAATGCGAAAGTATCGTTTGCATGGCTATGGTGCTTGCTCTGGTGCTTGTCGAACTATCAATCCAGCCCTTTAATGCTGCGTTAGGGAAAAATCTTATCATTGATTATGTCGCCATAACCCCATGGGTACTGACGACTACGGTCCTTGTTGGCCTGATGGCAGGGAGCTATCCTGCTTATATGATTACGAAGATGTCTGCGTCTGATGCTATAAAAAATGTGGCACAGAAAGGACGATCAGGCAGTCTCTTTAGAAATATTATGATCGGTGTACAATTTGTTATTTCTATTGTCATGCTGGCAATGGTGCTCGTCGTCACGTCTCAAAATAACGAGATGACAAAGGATAGTGAGATATTTCCAAAGTCTCAAGTTATGACACTGAGTCGTATAGATGATCAGGCTATTATGGATAAGAAAGAAACCCTCTATAACGAACTCATGAAGTTAGCTGATGTGGAAAATGTGAGTTTTGCCTCCCAAGTGCCTTTTGTGAATCAAAATTGGACGTGGACTGTCTCTAAAGTTAAAGGTGAAGATCAGGGTGTCAGCATGAATAACATGCACGGCGACCCAAATTTCCTTGATTTATATGATATACCAATAGTAGCGGGCCGGAATTTTGATGACAAAAACAGCTCAGATGAGGCAAAATCAGGTGATCCCCTTGCGAAAGTTATCATCAATGAAAAAGCTGTCTCTCTTCTAGGGTTTGAGACGCCATCAGAGGCGCTTGGGCAGTCTGTTTATGTGGGCGACCCTAAAAACCCTTACGAGTTATCCATTCTAGGCGTTATGGAAGATCGCAATGTCTTGGGGCTTCAAAATCATGTTAAGCCGTTTATTCTAAGATGGCGAGAAGCCAATTATAATTATGTTTCTATTCGGCTTAGAAAAGGAGCTTCAAGTCAAACTATTGATAAGATAGAAGATCTTTGGAAACAGCTGTTCCCAAAGAATCCAATTGAATGGTCTTTCTTAGACAGTCGCTTTGAAGAAAACTTTAAAATCATGAAAGCATCTGGGTCTATTTTAGCGGGTTTTGCTACTCTTGCCATGACGTTGGCGCTTTTTGGTCTCTTTGGTTTGGCTGCTTTTATGGCAGAACAACGTACCAAAGAGATTGGCCTTAGGAAGATCTTAGGCGCAGGGATCAAGCAAATCGTGCCTATGTTGCTCCTGCAGTTTTCTAAGCCAGCCCTTTGGTCGATGCTCATTGCCTTTCCGTTGGCCTACTATAGTGCGACACGCTATCTTGAGATTTTTGCCACGCGCATCGATAGCACAATCTTTTTGATCGTCTTAGCCTGTAGTTTTTCAGTCTTACTGTCTTGGCTGACAATTTCTGTCCATGCACTGAAAGTAGCCAGAGAAAACCCTATCAAAGCTTTAAGGTATGAATAAGTATAGTTTGGGGCGAAGGCTGAATGAGGTAAGGACCTAAAAGAGCTGGTCAAATAGGGTGTTACGCCTTATCTAGGAGAAACAAAATTGTTTCTCCTTTTGATTTTTGGATCTGTAATGAAATGTATTGGCCGTCCTCTTAAGCAGACTGTTGCTCCCTTTAAATCTCGATTTCCTTGGTGGGGCGCAGATCTGCAAACCATTCGAAGTTCGCTGTATGTGGAAGAGGGAATCACCGAGACATATCGGCTGGCAATCCCAATTGACGGAGACAATAAAATCTCTGTTGCAGTCAATGACCCTTCTGAACCATGGACAGGGAAGTTACTCCTCTTGTCTCATGGTATGGGCGGGACGGAAGGCAGCGGTTATATGCGTCGCACAGCCCGATATTTTCTAGATCGTGGATGGAAAGTTGCACGGCTAAATATGCGAGGTGCGGGGAAATCAGCGGAAACATCTGCGCCGCCCTATCATGCAGGGCTAACAGGGGATTTAAGTGCAGTTCTGACAGGATTGACTGAGTGTGAACCAGAGGCAGATATATTTTTAATGGGTTTTTCTTTAGGCGGCAACCTCACTCTTAAATATCTAGCGGAAGGCGACGTGCCGGAGAATGTGAAAGCAGCTGTGAGCATCTCTGCTCCCATCGACTTAACCGCGGCTTCTGCTGTCTTGAGTAAAAAGAGAAACGCGCTCTATGTCACCTATCTGGTGAATCAGCTTAAACGGGATTTAAAGAAAGCACCATCCGTGATGGCACCCGATGCTCTGGAAAAAATAAGATTTATCCGAGAGCTTGACGATCAGCTTATTGCACCGTCATTTAGTTTTAAAGATCGTTTTGATTATTATGAACAAATGTCTGCTGGTCAATTTATGCACCGAATCAAAACGCCAACCTTAGCTATTCATTCAGAGGATGATCCTTGGATTCCCTACGAAACTTACCTCAAGGCGGTAAAAAATGACCACCCCTTTGTCTCAATTTTATTGACAGAGGCTGGGGGACATGTGGGTTTCTTTGGGAAAGGCTCTAAAATTAATTGGTTTATTCCAGTAGCTTACGACTACTTTATCTCAGAAAGCGCTACGTCCTAACCCTCTGTATTATCATTATTATTTAAAGTTTTAATTAAAACTATCACTATCTATTGCTCAATTTAACTAAACTTGTTTTCCTATAAGCGTGGTGGGTGGAATCATTGTTGCAAGGGCATCTTATATAGGAATAGACGAATGGTTTCAGAATTGAATGATCTTAACCTTATAGAAGGTGATTTATTAGATAAGATGCTTCTGGCGCAGCGCGTGGGAAAATTCCTTCGCTCTGATAAAGAAGAAAAAGAGCGCTTAGTTATAGAAAATGTTGCTCACTTGTTGGCCAAAGATCTTCACAATGCTGTACGAGAAATGTTGGCATTTGAAATCCGAAACTGTACTCTGTTGAATGCTGAGCTTGCCGAGACGATTGCAACTGACATCCAAAGTGTCTCTAAGCCTTTTTTAGCTGAAACACCTACATTTACAGATGATCAATTAGCAACTCTCATTCCTAAATTACAGAATTTTGCTCACGTAACGCTCGCCAAACGTAAAGATATTGGTGAAGAGACTGTTATGGCTCTTGTGACTGTTGCTGATAGTGAGGCTGTGACATTCGTAGTAAGAAATCACGACGTAAGTATTCCAGAAAAAGGCATGCTGACTGTAATGGATCGTTTTCCAGATCAAACAACACTCATGGACTATATGAGTGAAAGGACAGACTTGCCAGTTTCTATCGCCTTGGATTTGATTGAGCGGATTTCAGCTGTGTATAAGAATGCGCTTATTCAGCGTTATAATGTCAGTGAACCAGTAGCAGAGATCGTGCGTAAGAAATCGACGGCTGAAGTGATTTTAGATCGTCTAAACAAGTTGGAAGACGGCCGCGTACATGGCTATGTGATTGATCTCCACCGTGAAGGAAAAATATCCATTGATCTGATCTTAGAGCTTGGTCCCAACTTAAGTCATCAATTTTTACTAAGTAGTATTGCAGTCCTAACAGGCAATACGGTATCAGAAATTCGGGTCATTCTCTCTCTTGAGGATACAAAAGATTTTGTTCGCTTTTGCAAAGGAAGTGGTTTCACAGATCATCAATCTGTGAAACTACTTCGTCTGATCAAACAAGTGAATGAAAGCCTTAGTTAAAAACCATTGGGACAATTAAGTAGCATAATCCAGTCACAATGAATGTGCCCAATATGTTAAGCCATAGTCCTGCACGAACCATCTGAGGGACCTGGATGTGTCCTGTAGAGAAGACGACAGCATTTGGCCCCGTCGCCACAGGCAACATGAAAGCACAGCTGGCAGCCATAGCGACAGGCGCAGCCAGCATGATAGGATCTAGACCTGCTGTTGTAGCGAGCGCAGCTAACACTGGGACAAGAGCTGCCGTGGTTGCCGTATTGCTGGTAAGTTCTGTCAGAAAGATCACAAGGGCGACGATCGCCAGAATTATGAGAATTAATGGGGCCGCTGACATCACTGTCATGGCATTTCCAAGCCACAGTGCTAAACCAGAAGATTGAATAGCCGCAGCAAGGCTTAAGCCGCCTCCAAATAAGAGAATAACGCCCCATGGAAGTTTTGTGGCCGTCTCCCAATCAAGAAGCGCGCTGGTTTTTTGGTCATCCCCTGCGGGAATTAGGAACATTGTTAGGGCTCCGCCAATGGCAATATGTGTGTCTTTTAAAGACGTGAGAAAGGGTAATATGTTGACGAGCCATTCAATATCATCCAGCACGGTTCGGAAACTCCACATAAAGGCCATTGCCGCCATCACATAAGCGACACGCTTTTCGGGTGTAGAAATTGCCCCCATTTTATTGAGTTCCTTTTCGACAACCTCTTGGCCTCCTTTGATGCTCTCACCGTCAAAAGGAAAGACAAGTTTTGTGAGCACGAACCAGGCAGTAGGAACCATGACAAGAACTACTGGTAGGGCAAAAAGCATCCACTGAAGAAAGGTAATTTCTATTCCCATGTTAGAGTTAATATATTCTACTACAAAAAGATTTGGGGGGGTCCCAATTATAGTTCCCAAACCGCCAATGCTCGCAGACCATGCACATCCGATAAGCAGGGCGATCGTAAAGCGCTTGATATCTTTAGCTTCCCCGATGATTGTTGTGGCGACTGTAATTGCAATCGGGACAATCATTAGGGTTGTCGCTGTATTTGAAATCCACATGGAGAGCAGCGCTGACGCTGCCATAAATCCTGCAATAAGATTAGCAGGATGCTCCCCAACTTTATCAAGGATATTGAGGGCGATTCGCCGATGAAGGTTCCATTTTTGCATGGCCATTGCAGCAATGAAGCCACCAAGTAATAAAAAGATAACAGGCCGTGCATAAGGCAAGGTTGCTTCAGCTGATGATGTAATACCTAAGAGGGGTAAGAGAATGATAGGCAAAAGGCTGGCCGCTGGAATAGGGATGGCTTCTGTGGACCACCAACACCCCATCCATAGAGCCACAGAGACGACGGCCCAACTTTCAACAGTCATCCCTTCAGGTGCAGGAAATAACCACAAGATTAGGGCGAGTATTGGCCCTAAAAATAATCCAACTGTTTGAACTTTAGTGCGTGTTTCTTGAATAGTCCCAGCCATGATCAACTCCCCTTTTTAAAGAAAGATACTTATTATCTGTCTTTGATCAAGAAAAAAGCCTCGTCCCATGACAAGGCTTTCTATATCTGATTGCATGATTACCTGATTAGTCAAAGAGACTCGAGACAGATGTTTCATGAGCGATACGGCTCACAGCTTCTGCAAGCAGCGGCGCTACAGAGACGACCCGCACTTTATCACAGCCCTTAACACTATCAGTAGGGGCAATACTATCTGTAATGATTAATTCGTCCATAACGCTATTGGTAATACGATCAATAGCGGGCCCAGAGAGAACTCCGTGGGTCACACAAGCAGAAACACTTGCAGCGCCCGCTTCGTGAAGCGCTTTTGCCGCATTACAAAGAGTGCCTGCACTATCTACAATATCGTCTACCAAAACACAGTGATAATCTTTCACTTCGCCAACAATATGCATGACTTCTGAAATGCCAGCCTTTTCACGGCGTTTATCAATAATAGCAATTGGCGCATCAATCCGCTTAGCATAGGCGCGAGCGCGAACAACGCCGCCAACATCAGGAGAGACAACCATGACTTTATCTTTGCCAGCATATTTTTCTTTTAGATCCCGTGTAAGGACAGGTTGTGCAAAAAGATTATCCGTTGGTATGTCAAAAAAGCCTTGAATTTGTCCAGCATGAAGATCCATAG is a window from the Temperatibacter marinus genome containing:
- a CDS encoding ABC transporter permease — protein: MWINYCLSAWRNLIKNGMFSAINIFGLALGLMSCILIMLFVQDELGYEKNLPESEKIVRLHTSYTPAGRVPFHTIRSAGRMMEAIKSYANAQVAEGTRLLSVGFTAQVDGEAFNETVTYADGSFFSLFDFPFIAGSKAEAFNNKNDMVLTKEMAIKYFGRTDVVGETLTFNSPMTPPLPYKITGVLDALPTNTHLNFTFLIHLDPALFDPFPNMLNTWSSVNTYTYFKLKEGAEIEELQSRISQFINTESVFKDQVAQMSAEAKATDFVQHKLMPIQDIYLNARTQAGSIGDMKALGDKTLVYTFMTVAILVLLIACINFMNLATARATGRAREVALRKVMGASRTQVALQFLGEAVLVSFIALLFAIAAVELILPSYNEILSRDLALDFTATPLALPMLLGTSLVVGLVAGSYPALYLSGFLPARILKANKSAETKGSSRFRFALVLFQFAISIGLVVSTAVVYGQTFYVLSKNPGYEVGQKLVVSGRNLPDEQKEMMRTALSKVDGVTSVSWASEVPTQDNENNTGFTLIDSDGRTVEGQQSVVINYHTMGVGFFESYDVTPLAGRLFSDDYGTDRIVALPEGATEMGRSTILLNESAVKALGLPSIEAAIGRRVRANVFRAGNYELEIVGVIPDLYYRSMKYGVRPSVYMQNPAAFRSMTVSYARQDVTNLVEELSSIWRERAPLQPLVIQHLDEMMASQYAAETAQGKIFAAFALLAIVIACLGLYGLASYTAERRTKEIGIRKVLGAGLIDIISLLVWQFSKPVMLGGLIAAPIAFHFMNEWLMAFEYRLGQEFVVLMVAIASVVALLVSWVTVASRAYKVASQNPINALRYE
- a CDS encoding ABC transporter permease, coding for MFGSYIKIALRSLSKNKLYAAINLIGLALGLAVYLISGLIAHYEKNHDHMFENRDRTYTVSSYNNPLNNNANVESSGTYMALQPLMKVQMPELTVARGLDMEVLLQTDDKGFYEQAKFIDPEFLDIFNFDYSSGGKASLTGPNQAILTEEMAVKYFGTVDAVGRRFDIRGQDTVTSILVVAIIKEVAVDSHFNSDLMGNDRLGLMVHIKTIDTIWDFLKPDTNWGWLSSRYHSYIMTDGAVSLNSLNTRVNQLYMQSAPKRELDVVSKLVVRPLVDKNLSTWFSVGIPVIDIMEYLGLLILVVAIVNYSNLATAQNMGRFKEVGLRKTLGANRKQLLVQFMVECESIVCMAMVLALVLVELSIQPFNAALGKNLIIDYVAITPWVLTTTVLVGLMAGSYPAYMITKMSASDAIKNVAQKGRSGSLFRNIMIGVQFVISIVMLAMVLVVTSQNNEMTKDSEIFPKSQVMTLSRIDDQAIMDKKETLYNELMKLADVENVSFASQVPFVNQNWTWTVSKVKGEDQGVSMNNMHGDPNFLDLYDIPIVAGRNFDDKNSSDEAKSGDPLAKVIINEKAVSLLGFETPSEALGQSVYVGDPKNPYELSILGVMEDRNVLGLQNHVKPFILRWREANYNYVSIRLRKGASSQTIDKIEDLWKQLFPKNPIEWSFLDSRFEENFKIMKASGSILAGFATLAMTLALFGLFGLAAFMAEQRTKEIGLRKILGAGIKQIVPMLLLQFSKPALWSMLIAFPLAYYSATRYLEIFATRIDSTIFLIVLACSFSVLLSWLTISVHALKVARENPIKALRYE
- a CDS encoding YheT family hydrolase; its protein translation is MKCIGRPLKQTVAPFKSRFPWWGADLQTIRSSLYVEEGITETYRLAIPIDGDNKISVAVNDPSEPWTGKLLLLSHGMGGTEGSGYMRRTARYFLDRGWKVARLNMRGAGKSAETSAPPYHAGLTGDLSAVLTGLTECEPEADIFLMGFSLGGNLTLKYLAEGDVPENVKAAVSISAPIDLTAASAVLSKKRNALYVTYLVNQLKRDLKKAPSVMAPDALEKIRFIRELDDQLIAPSFSFKDRFDYYEQMSAGQFMHRIKTPTLAIHSEDDPWIPYETYLKAVKNDHPFVSILLTEAGGHVGFFGKGSKINWFIPVAYDYFISESATS
- a CDS encoding DUF2336 domain-containing protein codes for the protein MVSELNDLNLIEGDLLDKMLLAQRVGKFLRSDKEEKERLVIENVAHLLAKDLHNAVREMLAFEIRNCTLLNAELAETIATDIQSVSKPFLAETPTFTDDQLATLIPKLQNFAHVTLAKRKDIGEETVMALVTVADSEAVTFVVRNHDVSIPEKGMLTVMDRFPDQTTLMDYMSERTDLPVSIALDLIERISAVYKNALIQRYNVSEPVAEIVRKKSTAEVILDRLNKLEDGRVHGYVIDLHREGKISIDLILELGPNLSHQFLLSSIAVLTGNTVSEIRVILSLEDTKDFVRFCKGSGFTDHQSVKLLRLIKQVNESLS